CATCGCTCACTTGACCATTAAGATGCACATAATAAACAGCCTTAACATCATTGCCGCCACTTTCATAAGCACGCAGATAATGTTCATAAGACATAAGACCTGTTTCAGTGTCAACATCTGCGAAAATAACGTCAGCACCCATATATTTAACAGCATTGGCCGTCGCTAAAAATGTGATACTTGGTACGATCACTTTATCACCTGGCTTTAAATCAAGCACAAGTGAACATAAATGTAACGCAGCCGTACCACTGGAAACAGCAATAGCGAACTGGCTTTCTACTTTTTTAGCGAGCGCTACTTCAAATTGGTCAACAATAGGACCACAAGTTAGAAAAGCACTTTTTAATACATTATTGACAGCTTGAATATCTTCTTCATCTATCCATTGTTGACCATACGGAATAAATGATTGATCTTTAAGGGCAACTTTTTTCATGCGGCCATTCCCTGCATTAATTTTGGTAAATCATTAATGTCCAAAAAAGTTGGATTTTGATCGCTTGAATAACAAAAATCATCATCCACTTTTTGCGACGTTTTAGGATCAAAAGTTAAGTGATCGTCAAAAATAGAAAATGGTTGAACAATATATCTATCTTTTAGATCCATTGTGTAAGACGCTTCATTTTGTGTCAAAAGAGTCTCGTGCAATTTTTCACCAGGCCTTATACCAATGACTTTATGTTCCAAATGCGGTGCCATCCAACGCGCCATATCACTTACCTTCATAGACGGAATTTTAGGCACAAAAATTTCACCACCGCGCATTAAATTCAAGGAAGATAAAACAAAGTCAACACCTTCCTCAAGCTTTAACCAAAAACGTGTCATACGTGGATCGGTGATAGGCAGAAATTTTTCACCTCTCTCTATAAAACGTTTAAAAAGAGGAATAACACTTCCACGTGATGCAACAACATTGCCATATCTGACAACAGAAAAACGTGTTTTAATCGTGCCACTTAGATGATTGGATGCAATCATTATTTTTTCAGCACTTAATTTGCTAGCACCATATAAATTAACAGGATTAACAGCTTTATCTGTTGAAATAATGATAACTTTTTGAACTTTATTACGTAATGACGCCATCACGACATTTTGTGTACCCTGAACATTTGTCTGAATACATTCAAAAGGATTATATTCAGCAATCGGCACATGTTTCAATGCTGCAGCATGTATCACATGATCTACATCACGCATGGCCATATCCAAGCGGTCAATGTCCCTGATATCGCCAATAAAATAACGCAAAATACTGTGCTTTGGATGTGTCGAAAATTCTTCATGCATATCAAATTGCTTTTGTTCATCGCGTGAAAAAATAATCAGTTTTTTTAAATCGAGTCGATCCAAACAAGCTTGCACAAAAGCTTTTCCAAATGAGCCTGTACCGCCTGTTACAAGGATTGTTTTATCTTTAAAAGACCCTTCAGGAAATATTTTTGTAAATCGTCTTGAATCAGTCTTAAACATTTTCTCACCTAATTTTTAATGATTTATTAGACTCCTTTCGAAACTCGCTAATGTGAGACGAGTGATAGGAGGTTCGGCACGGAAGACCGCAGTGTATCCTTATATACATGAGGATCTGAGTACCGAAACGACGCATCAATCGTCCGCAGTAGTAGAGTTTCGAAAGAAGTCTATTCTTTTTCTTCTTGTAATTTTTTATTAACATCATTCATTAACACGTCCCAAGACTTGAAGTAATCTTTTTTAAAAATCGTTACCGAATTATAAAAAGGATGATATTCTTCGCCATAAAAAAACCATTCAAATCCATTGGTTAGATACCAACAGGGAACATTCATAGAACCTGCCAAATGTGCCGTTTCCAAATTGGTTGTAACAATCAAATCCAAAGCCGAAACAAGCGCCGAAAAACCTACAATATCTGTTGGCTTTTCCTCTAATTTCATAAATTTTGAATCAAATTTTTGGTCTCCCTTTACGGTGATCAGCAATTGATTGTGATAAAGTTCTAAATTGTTCCAATCTTGTGCTTGCGGCATATCAGCTTGGATTGGAGGAAACATTTTAGAGAAAGAAGCATCAACACCTATTTTAATGCCTAATCCATAAGCATCCACATTTTTTTGCCAATATTTTTTATCTTTCTCGTGAACTTTAATATACGACTTTTTATATTGACCTAATGTAATATCTGACCTTAACAAACGTAAAAGACAACAGGATGATATCTCGTAATCAACATCAATATCCTGTTTATCATTACTTTCAACAAGAATATGTGCCTTAGGAAAAGAGTGTACGAATAGATCAAATAATGTTGGAGAAACCTCAATATAAATCTCTTGCGCAACTTTTATAAGTTCTGAGTAAGAATGGGCCGCAAGCAATTCTATAGCAATTGAATTTGCTTTACGAATATAAAGCTTTTTATTTTTTAAATCCTCGCCACGCCAAATGGGTAACTTTTTTTCAAATTGTCTTGTTGGGCTTGAGTTTTGAGCAATTTCTTCAAGACCTACTAATAAGTCATAACCACGTTTAATATTCTTTTTATAAAAAGCAATGTAGGATAAATAAGACAGACACGATAAATCGTTTATTTCTTCCATCAGCAATTTTTGAAACACAAAACTCGCTTTTTGAGCATCATTGCTTAAAAACAAATATTCACCCAAAGAATATAATGCGTTTAAAGCAGGCTTTTGATAAAGTCCATTGCCTAGCAATTCTGTTCGGTTTAAAATATCTTCTGCTTCATGAATAAATGATTGTTTCTTTAATAATAGACCAAATTCCATCCATAATTTTTTATCATTTGGAGATAATAACATCACTTGGATTAAATATTCTTTTGCCTCAACCCAATATTTAGTATCACGATAAATTTCATAAAGCGAATAAGGCGCTTTTTTATTTTTTGGATCATATAAAAAAGCAAGATTAAGGTGTTCTATAGCTTTCAAATTATTATTTGTAAAATTGTAACATTTACCTAAAAAATAATGTACTTCTGGATAATCAGGCACATCGTCTAAAAGTTTTAAAAAATACGGTATAGCTTGAATATGATCTTGCATATAATAATATGATAGACCTAACAAAAACAAAGCCTCTGGATCATCAGGCGCCAACTTAAGAACTTCAAGACATAAATCTCTCACCTTTTCATATTGTTGTGCTTGAAAAGAAATTTGTGCCAAATAAAGCAAATGAGCGGATCTAAAAATACCAGGCCGCTTAAAGGGTGTTGTCTCTCCCATACCTTAAAACATCTTTTTATTGTTTTCCTTTGAATCAATCTAATCACATTTATCCATTTTCCTCAAAGTTTTTTTTTAAATCTCTTTATTATTTTTAAATTTAGAAATACGCTGATTTTAAAATGAGTCTCTGGGAGAAAAAAATTGCTCAATTATGCCCCTTTTTTAAATAAATTAACCTATCTTGGTGTTTTCGAGAAAATCGGTGTTATTCACGAGATTCTTCCCTCATTGGACGAAAAATTACACATTAATTATATTCAAGATTTAACCAAAGCTATTGATCATGCCGAAAAAATTAAAAACATCTTACTCAATGAAAATGCATTAGAAGGACTTTCAGAAAAAGAACTAACACAATGCATTACCCCCTTCACTGAATTTTTTGTACAACATAATATGCCTGAACTTGCGACGCATTTCTTAATTAAAAGTATTGATCTTTATCCCCATCAATCGCAATTATATGCCATCCTTTCTGATGTTTTTATAAAAATGAATTTACTTGATGATGCGACGACCGCCTTACGTGAAGCAACAACACGCGCGCCACAAACACCTGAATATTGGTTAATAGCGGCGAATATTTGCTGCCAGCAAGGTGAATTTCAAGCAGCCATTAAATGCCTTGAACAAGTTTTTGAACTTCAACCCCTAGGATTGCAAGCCAAACGTATTTTAGCACGGATTTTTGTTCAGCTTGATTTGTGGGATCAAGCCGATATTGTTCTACAAGATATTTTATCGCAACATCCAAATGATGCTGATACCTTATATGAAAAAGGACTCATGAATCTTCGTCGTGGCAATCTAGAAGGCTTCAAAGATTTTGAAAAACGATCAGAATGCACTGATTTTCCAACACATATTTTTCCACAATTACAAAAAAATAAAAAATGGCAAGGCGAACCCCTAAAAGACAAAAAAATCTTGATTGTAAATGATCTTAATGCACCTTATTTTTTTCTTTTTGCATCACTTTTTCAAGGCATCATAGAAGAGTCAAAGCATTGTACGATTGAAGCAAATCAAGATTCATTAAGTCTTTTGGCGCGTTCTTTCAATAGCACAAGCTTTATCACATCTGAACAAATTGAAATTAATACCAAAAAATATCATCTTTTTGGACAAAAAACCCTAATTGAGCATGATTATTGGGTGCAACTTGGTGATCTAGCACAATATAGACTTAACAATTATGCAGCACATTTAACATTGCCCGCTTTAAAGCCTGCACCTCAACGACTTGAATATTGGCAAAATGAGTCAAAACACCTCAATAATCGCCTTAAAGTTGGCATCAACCCAGAATTGTATCGTTTCTTGAATCCTTTCTGGGAAAAATGGGAACCCTTATTCAAACAATCCAATATAGATTTTTTTGCACTCACACATGACATAAATCTTGAACTTAAACCCAATTACGGCATTCATCCCTGTCCTTATCCTCAAGATGCAAGCAGCGAAGAAAAATCAGCTTTTCTAAGCCAATTATCTTTTGTTATTACGCCCTTCTCGCATGAAGCCAATCTTGCAGCATTATTAGGTGTAGAAGTCATTCAACTCACAAAAGTTGAAGAATGGAGCACCTTAGGCCAAACTGAAAGCCCCTTCTTTAAAAACAATATGCATATTCTACCCTATTCCCTTAGCGCTTCTTTTGATGTACAAATTCCTCAGCTTGTTGCAAAAACAATTGAGGTTATTCAGAAAAATGGATCATCACCCCATAGAAAAATTCGTTAGTATTATCAAGGCCCTTAGGCATCCTGAAACAGGATGTCCTTGGGATTTGAAACAAACACCCCAAAGTCTTGTGCCACATCTTATTGAAGAAACTTACGAAACTGTTGAAGCGATTGAAACGAAAAAACCCGTAGATATTAAGGAAGAATTAGGCGATCTTTTACTTCAAATTGTTTTACAAGCACAACTTGCTGACGAAAAAAATGAATTTAATTTTAACGATATTGTTGAAAACGTATCTGCCAAAATAATCAGACGCCATCCTCATGTTTTTGAAAAATCGCAAAATTTAACGGCTGATGAAGTTGCCCTCAATTGGCAAAAAATAAAACAGACAGAAAAAAAAGATGTGCCAGCACAAAAAGGCATATTGAGCGATATTTCAGCTCACCAACCAGCACATTTAGAAATTTTAAAAATTCAAAAAAAGATAAGTTCATTAGGATTTAAATTCGAAAAAATTCAACAAGTTCTTGCCAAAACACAAGAAGAACTTAATGAATTGGTTCATGAAATCAATATAAAAGCTGATGAAGAAAAAATTCTCGGCGAATTAGGTGATCTTTTTGCAAGCGTTATTGGTATTGCTCAATTTTTACACCTTGACCCTGAACACGCAATGCGAAAATGCGCACGTAAATATCGTACACGTTTTGAAGAAGCCTATCTTTTGGCAACACTTGAAGGTCAAGATTTCAACACGATGAATCTTGATGAAAAAGAAAATTATTGGAAAAAAGCAAAAAAAAATAAGGGATAATATACGAACGGTTTCAAAATGTGAGTAGGAAGACGAGGGTGAGACACGCGGAGTGTATCCCTTCATACATGAGCATACGAAACCCGAAGTCTGACGCCCTCCACAGTTTTAAACAGGAGTATAAAATGAAAATATGTATAACAGGTGCAACATCAGGTATTGGCGAAGCAAGCCTTCATCTTTTTGCTCAAAACAATGATCACATTATCGCCATTGGCAGAAACGAAGCAAAACTAGCACAATTAAAATCACAATATCCTAATCTTGTAACACCCTTACTTCTTGATCTGCGTGACAAAGAAAAAGTTACTAAAGCACTTTCCTCAATTAATGA
This genomic window from Alphaproteobacteria bacterium contains:
- the pseB gene encoding UDP-N-acetylglucosamine 4,6-dehydratase (inverting); its protein translation is MFKTDSRRFTKIFPEGSFKDKTILVTGGTGSFGKAFVQACLDRLDLKKLIIFSRDEQKQFDMHEEFSTHPKHSILRYFIGDIRDIDRLDMAMRDVDHVIHAAALKHVPIAEYNPFECIQTNVQGTQNVVMASLRNKVQKVIIISTDKAVNPVNLYGASKLSAEKIMIASNHLSGTIKTRFSVVRYGNVVASRGSVIPLFKRFIERGEKFLPITDPRMTRFWLKLEEGVDFVLSSLNLMRGGEIFVPKIPSMKVSDMARWMAPHLEHKVIGIRPGEKLHETLLTQNEASYTMDLKDRYIVQPFSIFDDHLTFDPKTSQKVDDDFCYSSDQNPTFLDINDLPKLMQGMAA
- a CDS encoding tetratricopeptide repeat protein, which gives rise to MLNYAPFLNKLTYLGVFEKIGVIHEILPSLDEKLHINYIQDLTKAIDHAEKIKNILLNENALEGLSEKELTQCITPFTEFFVQHNMPELATHFLIKSIDLYPHQSQLYAILSDVFIKMNLLDDATTALREATTRAPQTPEYWLIAANICCQQGEFQAAIKCLEQVFELQPLGLQAKRILARIFVQLDLWDQADIVLQDILSQHPNDADTLYEKGLMNLRRGNLEGFKDFEKRSECTDFPTHIFPQLQKNKKWQGEPLKDKKILIVNDLNAPYFFLFASLFQGIIEESKHCTIEANQDSLSLLARSFNSTSFITSEQIEINTKKYHLFGQKTLIEHDYWVQLGDLAQYRLNNYAAHLTLPALKPAPQRLEYWQNESKHLNNRLKVGINPELYRFLNPFWEKWEPLFKQSNIDFFALTHDINLELKPNYGIHPCPYPQDASSEEKSAFLSQLSFVITPFSHEANLAALLGVEVIQLTKVEEWSTLGQTESPFFKNNMHILPYSLSASFDVQIPQLVAKTIEVIQKNGSSPHRKIR
- the mazG gene encoding nucleoside triphosphate pyrophosphohydrolase: MDHHPIEKFVSIIKALRHPETGCPWDLKQTPQSLVPHLIEETYETVEAIETKKPVDIKEELGDLLLQIVLQAQLADEKNEFNFNDIVENVSAKIIRRHPHVFEKSQNLTADEVALNWQKIKQTEKKDVPAQKGILSDISAHQPAHLEILKIQKKISSLGFKFEKIQQVLAKTQEELNELVHEINIKADEEKILGELGDLFASVIGIAQFLHLDPEHAMRKCARKYRTRFEEAYLLATLEGQDFNTMNLDEKENYWKKAKKNKG